One segment of Pangasianodon hypophthalmus isolate fPanHyp1 chromosome 10, fPanHyp1.pri, whole genome shotgun sequence DNA contains the following:
- the LOC113534148 gene encoding cardiac phospholamban-like: protein MERVQHITRSAIRRASVIEVNPQTKRNLQELFVNFSLILICLLLIYIIVLLL from the coding sequence ATGGAGAGAGTTCAACACATCACCCGCTCAGCCATACGCAGGGCCTCCGTCATCGAGGTGAACCCGCAGACCAAACGCAACCTGCAGGAGCTCTTCGTCAACTTCTCGCTCATCCTCATCTGCCTGCTCCTCATCTACATCATCGTCCTGCTGTTGTGA